Proteins from a single region of Kogia breviceps isolate mKogBre1 chromosome 5, mKogBre1 haplotype 1, whole genome shotgun sequence:
- the CRYAA gene encoding alpha-crystallin A chain, with product MDVAIQHPWFKRALGPFYPSRLFDQFFGEGLFEYDLLPFLSSTISPYYRQSLFRTVLDSGISEVRSDRDKFVIFLDVKHFSPEDLTVKVQEDFVEIHGKHNERQDDHGYISREFHRRYRLPSNVDQSALSCSLSADGMLTFSGPKVPSGMDAGHSERAIPVSREEKPSSAPSS from the exons ATGGACGTCGCCATCCAGCACCCCTGGTTCAAACGTGCCCTGGGCCCCTTCTACCCCAGCCGGCTGTTTGACCAGTTCTTCGGCGAGGGGCTCTTCGAGTACGACCTGCTGCCCTTCCTGTCCTCCACCATCAGCCCCTACTACCGGCAGTCTCTCTTCCGCACCGTGCTGGACTCCGGCATCTCCGAG GTCCGATCCGACCGGGACAAGTTTGTCATCTTCCTGGACGTGAAGCACTTCTCTCCCGAGGACCTGACCGTGAAGGTGCAGGAGGACTTCGTGGAAATCCACGGCAAGCACAACGAGAGGCAG GACGACCACGGCTACATCTCCCGTGAGTTCCACCGCCGCTACCGCCTGCCTTCCAACGTGGACCAGTCCGCGCTCTCTTGCTCCCTGTCTGCGGACGGCATGCTGACCTTCTCGGGCCCCAAGGTCCCATCTGGCATGGATGCCGGCCACAGCGAGCGGGCCATCCCCGTGTCGCGGGAGGAGAAGCCCAGCTCCGCGCCCTCCTCCTAA